Genomic window (Mobula hypostoma chromosome 25, sMobHyp1.1, whole genome shotgun sequence):
GCTTCAACAAATATGAACCTTTCATCCGTAAGCCCAAGCTCCTGGCCTGCCAGCACTGTTTCTGTGCGATCTGCCTGAAGATCATGGTGTCGCTTAAGGATGGATCCTGGGTGGTCTCCTGCCCGCTCTGCAGGCGCTGCATGCTGGTGCCAGATGCGTTGATCAGCAACCTCCCGGACAATACCAGCCTGATGGAGGTCCTGCCCAGGAGGATGTCCGCCTTCCCCGAATCTGTGCCTGAGATCGTCCTGTTGCCACACTTGCTGCAGCAGTCCCAGCCCAGCACTTTCACCCTGCTCACCCACATCAGTGACTCCAACAGCCCTGCAGACGAGGATGAACACTTCAGGGATCGGATCACCACATCTGCCATCAGGCGCTTTCTGGTGACCATGCTCTTCTTCCTGATCCTCTTGTATGGACTTCAATATTTCTTCAAGAACTCTACACTGATCTGGATCCTCGTCATAATGACTGTTGTGTGCGCACTGGCCGGACTGATCCTCCTATACTTCACGTGTCAGAACACCAGGAGCGGAGAAACTGGGAGATCCTGGACTCTCCTGACCTTTCTCTCGGGCCGTTGATCCACCTTGTTCGCAAGTCAACGTTCATCCTTTCAAAACCATGTTATGTGTGTTTATTGAACAGTAATTGCTTCTTAAGTGGGATTGTCACCTATGGATACCCGGCCAAGGGTTCAAAAGTAGAATCAGAGTGCTTCTCTGAAGACAGCCATTTGACTCAGTGAGACTGGGCTGGCTTTCGAAGATGAGtgccccatctctctccccacattccaagggTTAATTGATATTTAACTGAGGTAAATATGTAACTGTCATATGAACAGCAGATTTTAAGTTTGGACAGAGTATTAATGTTAGTAATGACTCCTGTAGTTGAGGATGGCACTCACTGTAGTTGTGAGGGGCCCACCAATCGCCATTCTTAACAAAAGGGGCTGCCCGGAGTCCAGGTTTCATGACCTCACTGGGACTGGGTTGAAACTGAGATCAAAGTCAGCCACCTCACCCATTTTCCATTACATGGTGAACTTTACTCAAGATAGTTTTATTGCAAAACATATGTACCGATTACAGAACCCGAGGTCAGCTTGTAATGAAAGTTTATGGTCTTAAATGTTGCTATGTACAAACAGCACTAATAAACAGATTTTTGTTAAATCTTTGGCTTTGCTTTGGATATATCTCACGTATTTAAAAATTAACCAAAATACCGTGCTCTGTGTGTTTTGAAGTAGTACAACTGAAAGCTACGTAGTAAAATGTTGCCTGTCTAGCACCCTTTTCCCCCATTGATATTGAAATCTCAGTACAGTAGCTGTACACAAACCTCCCCATCCTCTTCGGTGAATCCTGCCCctttgtttggcttcctctccCTTTAATCTACTCATCTAACTTCCCCAGTGAGTGGATTTCTGCTGTTCACCTCTCAGTCCCGACTGTGGGATGTTGTGCGGCTGTGTTAGTAAGCACTTTTGCCTGTTTCTTTTCTTGCTGCCGCACTGTTGCCTCTGGCAACCCTGAGGATCTCTCCTTCTGGTTCTCACCTGACGCTACCTTCTCAACAAAGTCATTCAGAAACGCCCTGAGTTTTAACGCAGCTCTCCCAACTCTCTTCTCCGAAACCCACCAGTACTGTTTCTTTGTCTGACTGCTGTAGCAGTATATAGTATTGGTTGAACAGAAATATCCTCAGTTAAACATCGGAAAGACTGTTGTTTATTGTCCTCACCAGACACTCCATTCCTTACCTACTGAtaccattgtcctttggaaactGTCTAAACTTACCATCGaccacccatttacattaatctacttttcattctctccacattctcatcacatttttagattatgagaacactcagtcctcttttattgtcatttatgatGTGTTCTCGTTTCTGGTTCCTCCTTTGTTACTATTATTTTGGGTGAATTTTGAATCGGGGCAGACTGCAGGTAGCTGAACTGAAAtaatgccttttgattttgtattttatgttctgtgttttcgcTCCTTCCCTTttgtttgttgctgtttgcacgagttttatttttacacgtgtggggagggagggatttgatgcttttttctttgaacaggttccatggtgttttctGGCTGTCTGCGGGGAAgggaaatctcagggttgtacaccacatacatactttgaatccACTGAACTTCTTCTAAATTTCTCCACTCACATACACACGAGGGGCaagttacagtggccaattaatctaccaggcTGCTGTCCGCAATTAGTATACCAAacccccccacatcccaaagagggcAACTTGAGGTCTTAGAGAGAACAAgcagactccacacagaaagCACCCAAGCTGCACCTGGGAATCTGAAACTGAAAGGTAGCAGATCTGCTCTTGTGCTGCTTTCTACAGCACAAAGGAAGGAGAACTGAATAAGCGATGAAAGGACTAGGAAACATTAAGTTGATCAGAACAGATATAAAACATGACCACAGTGGACTGCAATAAACATCAGTTTATTGTCTTATAGAGGCTTCAGCATTAGGGAGCAGGAGATCCAATTAATTTGGATGAAAACAATTTCAagttgccaatcacctgtccagctcttggctccatccctccccctcctgtcttctcctatcatttcagatctccccctccccctccgactttcaaatctcttactaactcttctttcggttagtcctgacgaagggtctcggcccaaaatgtcgactgtacctcttcctagagatgctgcctggcctgctgcgttcaccagcaaccttaacatgtgttgcttgaaattccagcatctgcagatttcctcgtgttcaagATTTGAGTGTGTGAGATAGCTGAGGACCAATATTGTCAGCACATTGATTAATGAGTTAACGTGTTTTCAACTAACCCATAAATTCTTGGACATACCATCAGTGGCACGTAGTATCCGCCCTCATGCCTGCAGCGAAGGTATCAAGACGTGGACCATGTTAGTGTAATGAGCACAAGTAAATTCAACTGTTTGTACTGCACTGAAGGTCTCATGCTACACATCCTCGAACAGCGGAAAAGCGCTCTAGTACTCAATCAGATTTCTTTGGCATTGTGGTTGAAGAACAGAAACCTGTGCAAATGGTAGGATTTACCATTAAAGTAGAACCCTGCAAAAAAGCCCTTTTAATATTGTGCAATGTTTTCACTGTCTAGCTCCATTCACCAGCTGCTGAAACACCCTCCCATGCATTCGTTAACCCTTAGCTCAGGTTTGCTTATCCAGCTTCCTCTTCTATTAACTTctccaaaattgtacacaacactcacttgccccatcattgaactgttcccacaaccaatgatctcactttagttgttgttcctctccacgcCTTGTGGTGTATCGGGCGGCAACCTTTGCTGTTTCTATAGCATTTGTCTGTTCATTTTTTTAAACGAGGCCGAGCTGCTAACTCGACGCTCAGCCCAGCACGGACGGAGATCGTGCAaagagccggccagattcgaacccgggaccactcgcctAGAAGTCCAACTTGgacgccactacaccaccagcctgctataataatctcactttaaggactcttttatctcatTGTCTCGCTATTTATCTATgtttgcatttgcgcagtttgtcgtcttctgcactctagttgatcattcattgatcctgttgcagTTACTAATCTATAGacctgctgagtatgcccacaaagaaagtgaatctcaaggttctgTATGGAAAcacttatgtactttgataataaatatatttacttAATTCTAACCTACTGTCCCTTTGCTCTCTGATGTACatcagctcataacccagcaacAACTCTAGGTTATAATTCTCATCCTTGCTTTCAAATAAGCTTTTTATTTCCCATCTTCCCTATTTCCCTATTAGAGATTTTCACATTCTTACACTTCCAATGTCTTGTGCTTCCCTGATTTTAAACACTCTGGAACTGCTTTCATGACTCTATGTCTCTCTCCTTCTTCAAGGTGCAGAAGAGACTACCTGTATCTCAATGCGGTTCCACTTCCACTTTGCTTAGATAAGACTCAAATGAAAAGTCAGTCACCTGGGAAGTTGAAAAGAAAGTCATAAGTAGACAatatcagcacacacaaaaagctggaggaacttagcacagGGAGGGAAATGAAtggtgaacagtcgacatttcaggctaacATCCTTCATcatggctggagaagaaagggccaaaagccagaataagaaggcgggggagaagaggggaaaaaacacaagctggcaggtgataggtgaaaccaggtgaggcagAAGGtgcggggtggcggggggggggaatgaaataagaagctggaaggtggaaagaggtaaaggactggaaaaggaggagAGTGCACGATggaagaaaaagggaaggaggggcaccacaAGGAGGTGATatggaaggtgaagggaaggaataagaggggaatggaaaaagaacgGAGGGAGGCAGAGAATTTACTGTAAGTTAAAAAGAAATCTatatcctttccatttctgatgaaggatctcagcccaaaacataaccctttattcccctccaactTGCTGACTCCAGCATCAGCAGGCGCTCCCGTGTTCACTTATCTTCACTTGGTGGCGCTAGCTACCAGGCACTAAATAAACCATGGGATTGAGACTGTTTCTCTTTTACTGCCTTTGTGTTGATCATACAACATTACAGTATGCATTCTCACTCAGCAATGATATCTACATACCTAGTAA
Coding sequences:
- the LOC134337765 gene encoding E3 ubiquitin-protein ligase RNF186-like, whose product is MEKKAVGSTPGSELDCPVCFNKYEPFIRKPKLLACQHCFCAICLKIMVSLKDGSWVVSCPLCRRCMLVPDALISNLPDNTSLMEVLPRRMSAFPESVPEIVLLPHLLQQSQPSTFTLLTHISDSNSPADEDEHFRDRITTSAIRRFLVTMLFFLILLYGLQYFFKNSTLIWILVIMTVVCALAGLILLYFTCQNTRSGETGRSWTLLTFLSGR